The Candidatus Thorarchaeota archaeon genome contains the following window.
ACATTGAAACCCAACCGCTTGAACAGATATACCGACACACCAAATGTCAGCCACTCGTTGAAGTACATGCCAACAGCCTGACCGATAGCCCCTCCAAGAGCTTGACCGAATATTGGATTCTGGGAGCCCCACCAGCGAAACACAAGAATCATGATGTATGGAGCAGCTATGTTGAACACTGCCCAGTAGAGGATGTTGATAATCTGCTGTAAATCGATACGATTCATTCCGCGGAATACATGAACGAAAAGCAGGGTGAAGCCCGGGAACTGGAAAAGCGAATGGGCAATGAACACATACGAAAGGTGTGCCAAGTACGTATGCGGGAATAGTATCGATCCGAGGAAGGCAACACCTGTTATCTGCACCATGCCTGTGAGAAGCTGGAACCAGACAAAAATCTGGGCGTATTTTACGGCTTCTTGGGGTTCGTCAACACGATATTCAGCGAAATATTTAGCAAGCGCAACCGAGGTGCCAAGATCGAAGACGACCCACAGTCCTTGAAAGAGATTCACGCTGAAGCTAAACCATCCACTTGCCTGAGGGAAGGGCATGATGAACCGAGGGTAGATCATGATGCTTAGAACGACACGAGGGATCACAATCAGCAGAGTGATGAAGAGTTGGATGAGAAATCCGCTGATTTGTCTGTGCATGCCAATTTCTTCCCACTCGCTGATTTCTTCTTCCGTTTCGACTAAGAGCTCGGCACGTTCGATTTCCGTAAGCACTTCCTGTTCTTTGGACCGTCTTTTCATGGTACGATATGCAGACACTGTTGTGATGCCAAGCACCAAGACTATTATTCCGATGATAATCTGCTGAGTTCTATGAGGGGCAGGGGAATACGGCCACGCAGCGTAGCTCAGGGGTTCTTGGCCAGATAGATAGGTGGCGGTTGAATAAGTGAAGTAGTTGAAATACGGCCATAAAGTAATCTGCTCATTGATTTCATTCCCAGTTTCATCCAGTGTTAGCCAGGGCGTGAATACTATAATCTCACCGTCTCCTCTTATTGTCCGCGTCAAAACTGGCGCTCCACCGGTTTCAAAGCCCGTTTCATTCGCAAGAATAACGGATGTCTCCTCGGCTAATGATGAGAGGATTGTCATTTTCTGTGCCGTGGGAGAGGAAGACCAGTCAAATGAAGTAAGAGGAGTATCTTGATTCATGGGCCTGATGACGACATCGGCATTATCATCGCTTACCTCAAGCTCTGCTGTAGAAATCACACCTAGATTCTGGAGTGTGGTTCCGTTTTGCGAGCTTTGAGGGCCAAGAAGATAGAACAGACCACCACCGTTCTCAACAAAGGACTCGACTAGCGCGGTCTCGTTGGTTGATAGTATCTGGTCTGCTAGAATCAGAACATCTGGTGAATATGATAAAGCTATTGCAACCGAAGAATACTCGTTTACCATAAGGCTCTCATTATCAAGTCGAAGCGATGATACAACACTGGGACACCTGTCTGCGCCCACCACGGCAATATCCATACTGGCTCCAGTCTGTTGAGGATGAAATGGATCTGCCATCACAGAAATCATAACAACGCCAGGCAGTACCATGATTGCAGCGAACATAACAACAATGAGAAGCTTACTGCGGTCCATATACAACCACCATGAAGGGTAACTAGCATCCTTCTCGCATGGTACTAATATTGATGTCGGATTACCAAACAGTTATGCACACCTTTTGTCAAACTGAAATAGGGTTACTTCAATGAGCAATGTTAACCAGCGTGAGGAATCTGATTCAGAAGAAAGATTCGCTAAGGGACAGAAGGTTGCACTTGTTTCTCTTGTTGTAGTTGCCTTCCTCGCAATCCTGAAGGGGTCTATTGGATTTCTTTATGGTAGCATAGCGTTGCTCGCAGACGCAGTCAACTCATTCTCAGATATTCTGGCATCAGGCCTTGTTTGGTCAGGTTTGAAACTGTCTCAAAAGAAGCCTACTGAAAGATTCCCATATGGATACTACCGCGCAGAGACTCTGGCATCCCTTGTCATTTCTGCCCTCATTATCTTCTCAGGAGCAGAGATATTATGGGAGGCTGCAAACAGCATTTTCACACCAGTTTCAATTCCTCTTGCAATCCCTCCCTTGGCAGCAGCAGCTATTTCAATGATCCTATATTACGCACTTTTCAGATACAAGAGGCGGGTTGGTTCGGAAATTGACAGTAGGGGTCTGGTTGCAGATGCGAAACATTCCCTCGCAGATGTAGCTGGGAGCTCCATAGTATTTGTAGGTAT
Protein-coding sequences here:
- a CDS encoding cation transporter, which encodes MSNVNQREESDSEERFAKGQKVALVSLVVVAFLAILKGSIGFLYGSIALLADAVNSFSDILASGLVWSGLKLSQKKPTERFPYGYYRAETLASLVISALIIFSGAEILWEAANSIFTPVSIPLAIPPLAAAAISMILYYALFRYKRRVGSEIDSRGLVADAKHSLADVAGSSIVFVGIFLSGLGYPIAEILVAILVGLIVVKEGLEQARDAVLYLMDACLNPEMVSKMCKLAMEVEGITDAHDARLRRAGPVYFAELHITVNRNLNIKQAHALADQAEGRIMENTESLENVT